The Caloenas nicobarica isolate bCalNic1 chromosome 25, bCalNic1.hap1, whole genome shotgun sequence region TAATCAAATGACTtcaataaaaaccccaaatgccGGGGGTTTGGCGGCGCAGGGGGAGCACCCACGTCCCGCGGGGCACGTAGCAGTGACACCAGCACTGTCCCTAGTGTCTCTACCAGGTCCCCCCGGGTGGCCTCCGGTGTCCCAGGGATGTACCCATCACTGCCACCGCCACCCCCGTGTCCCAGGGACCGTTTGTCCCCCGACATCCCGCTGTACTCGCAACTGATGCTCAGGATGCACCTTCCAGCCCTCGGTTGCTATTTCTCCTCCCACCCACACAAGCTTCGTTATTACAAttgttattccttttttttttttttttttcccccttttctgtttgtcttgtATAATTACAGACCCTTAGGAAAAGTATCAGTTGGGAAGTTTATAATACATGCAGTAGAAGGGAATTTATTTCTTGGTACCAACCCAAGACATCAATATCTAACCAAGCCCCGAACACGGCAACGCGAACACCCGCTGCCCTGTAGATCCTTGCTGCAGGAAATCCTACAAGTTTAAGGAGTTGCTGTGTTCTGCCAGATAAATACggtgcactaaaaaaaaaaaaaaaaaaaaattacccccAAAAGATATTTACACAATAATCTGTACCGGGTCCAAAGAAACCATCAGTGTCAATTAGAAAATCGGATGCGTTTTCAGGGCGAGATGCCACCCAGCCCGGAGGGGGACGAGGACGTTGGCGCGTCGTGGCTCTCAGCAAGTGCCACGTGCCCGCGGGTGGCACGTCCAGCGGCTCGTTCCTCCTCCCAGGGACACATCCCCAAAGCCCGGAGGTGATGGAGGAGCCGGGGTGACACCTTTGGGCTTCGCCGGGGCTCTGGGTACCCCGGGGTCCTGGGGACGGGTCCCACCCCGCTCCACTGCAGGAATTCCCCATTTCAAGCCAGGCAGATGCCAGAGGTTTAATGCAGAAAGGGAGGAGAGATAACCATCGACGGGATATTTTGCAGaggtccctcagcctttccagtAATCTCTCCATCCAGGGAAAAccatcccctgctccccaccttTTTCTACCGAGAAAACAGGCTCAGCCCAGACATTCCCAGCTCCGCAGCCACCCTGCACCTTCCTAACCAACAGTATCTCTTTATTTCCCTCAATAACCAGCCACATTTTCCATTATTACTTGCAGCAACAGCAGGACGCAACATAAATTAAAGCAGTTAATGCATTCAGGCAACTGTTAGGCAAgccaaaagcagagaaaacataCGAAAAGTTGGAATTACTCACCGGGTAGATGAAGGGAGAGCAGCCTGAAGTCCTCGGGGATGCTGGGGCCAAAGGGCTGCAGCCACATCTCTGCTCAGGTGAGGAAATGTCCTCCCAGGGCACCCTACAAAGGGCACAGagtctttttctgtgttttttttttttacttttcctaggtgtttttcctttatttcagtAGGCTTAACTCAGAGCTCTGGCAGGTTTAATTGGATAATTCCCATCACCTGTGAGCGCACATCAGCTGGGCACAATAATTCCCTCCTGTGCAGAAGCATATTTGGGGCATTTCTCACTTCTTGGGGGATTATTGGGAATAAGATGGAGCTGAATGGTAGCTGTGATAAAGAGAAATGTAGGGATCCTCAATAGCCTTCATATAAACCAATATTTAGTGTTTGAGAGGCGTGCATGAAGGGTGTGACATATCCCACCTTTCAGGACACGTTTACCACACAGGGGAAGGGGGTTAAATATCTACAACGAAAACAAATATAAACCTGTCACAAACATTTTGCTGAGTGTAAACAGCGCCTTATCTTGCGATCTTGTCTCTTCAGCCCATCAGCTGGGTGAGGCAACCTGCTCTGCACCCCTGCACGCTGACGGTCCATTGCACCTTCTGCATTTTTCGCTGACAgtaaaaacaccaaaaaaaaaacaaaaaaaaaaaaaaaaggaaaagagaaaaggcagaaaagtcctttttgctttggagcagcccaAGGACAGCAGCGTCTTGCTGCCGCTCCCCTTGGCGGCCAGTTTGGCTCCCCGCGTCGGTGTTTGCTGCTAAACCCTGTAATTATCATTATTATCCCAGCtgaggggctggggcagctACTGGCTGCATCCCAACAAGTTCATCTTTAGGATTTTAGGTGCATCTGCActgaaaacacaccaaaacccacGGTGTGGATCCCTGGATCAGCATCTCTTCCAAACCTGCCATTTCCTCAACAAAACCCACGGGAAACAAATTCTGCTCCATCCCCTTGTGGAAATTACACGAGGCTGCTCCCCAAATGATCCTTCAGATCCAGCTCTGGATTTTTAAGGCTGGGGATGATTTCCACCAAGGAGTTTCAGGCTCTGTAAATGAGAGATGTGCAGCACTTGGTAAGctgaaatgtgattttaaaataacctgGGTTTCAGGCTAGATTCCAAACAGAGCCTGTGGTTCTGCCAGGTTTATTAGAggtgaagaggaggaaaagaaactgcaagAACCACATTTCCTAGTGGAAAcgttctggggttttttattgAAGGGGAAGGTAAGATCTAAAGCAGCTTCATATTTTCTGGGGTTTCCCCCCTTCAAATTCTGCAGGAAATATTAGTGAAACCTCAGCAAACGGATGGCTCCCCCCAGGGCCCTAACCCCCCGTGCACTTTTCTTGCAGGTGGGAAGAAATTCCCAGATGGGAATTCGAGCAAGAGCAAGCGCAAGCCCCGCTCCGTGGGTTTGCTCTGCAAATCTCAAGACGAGCACGTTCCAAAACTCTTCGGCGGCTCCTAGAGGAACACAAGGCCGGGATACAGATGTCAGCTCCCGCCAGGCTGCAAAACCCCTCCcaggatttattatttttccccctccagcGCGATGACGAAGGGATTTTTTCCGACCCTGGGAGGTGCCAAGTGTTCAGGCAACACTAGAAGGCACCATCCCGCCAGGCAGAGCTCAGCGCCCGGCTGAGGAAAGCCACCAACACGagcctaaaacaaacaaacgaaaagacacaaaaaaaaaaaaaaatcagaatattttatttccttgagcTCCAGTGATACAACTGTAGCAGCATTTCACAAACGAACTCCTGCATTGTTAAATGCATATTTAAGGAAACACATTAGATTCCAAGGCAGgcgaaataaaaaaatatatcaagaaCTGCGGACAAAATTACTCATCCTCCCCCTTAAATAATATGTGCGTTTGTTGCAGACAAAGCAGCAGTACATGTTTCACATACcaggttaaaataaaacttaaagaCTCGCAGCAAAACTTTCAAATGCAAACCTAGGGGAGACCAGGAGCAACAGCTTTGGTGACGGGGCTTTCGCCTGAGGAATCCAGCATTACGTACAGcgagaaacattttaaacatatgAGACCTCTGCAATTATTAGACCAGCTGGGCACGTTCCCAGCTGCAGAACGGGAAGGCTGGTTTGATCGGGTACACGGAATAACACGCAAAGAGCTCTATGAACATACAAGGGCTCCTCACCCACTCTCAGCTTGAGGGAGAGCAAGTTCCCAAGAAAGTTTGGTTGATAATTGTGTGCTCAAAACTCGGGACACACTCATATTTTTCTGGCTAGTGACCAAAATGGGACGCTGCCTCCCCAGCCCAGTACGATGCTCAGATGGCCAAACCCGTGACCACCGGCTCTGTCCCCTCGGCAAGTCCGTCCTTCGCATCCCAGCTCCTCACAGGTTACTCCAAATGGGAGATTAATTTCTCCCAGAATAGCCAAGGTGAAGTCAGAAATATTAAAGCTAAGCGACCggaggaagaggatgatgcACTGGGGACCATTCGCCGAGTGCAACTCCAACCTGCCGAAGCCACACTGAAAAAGCTCTCGCCTTCCACCTTATGCTACAATTTGCCTCTTTAACATTAAAGTGACCCAAAATTTTCACCTAAGTGTTTATGCCCATCCCCAACGGAAATATTTTGTGCAGTTCTGGTTCCTGTTAGTGATTCTCCAGTTTTTAAAGTCAATAGAAAAAGACATGCAAGGCTCACAGACAGCTTGAAGTCCAAGGACCGGGGCTTTCTGCAGCCGCACCGCCAACACCAGCGGCCTCAAGCTTACAATTTTTGTACACTTTTAAGACACAGGGTGCATTTGACACAGTGATTAATTCCGTTTAAGTGGCAAAAAAAGGCATCGAGAAGCCCATTCCACCACTATCGGCGGTACAAGGTTAATTTACGCAAGGCACACGCAACACCACCCCGAGAGGTGCTCTTTGATTTACCTTCTCCAAATAACGGAGCAAAAGGATTAGCTCTGCTTAGTGTCATCCTGCGCAACGTGCCTGGCTGAGGGGACACCCCCAGTGACACGTGCCAGCCCAAAAagcccccagtcccccccccCAGACTCGAAGCTGCATCTCCAcgagctgccccagcagctgctggcaagTCCCAGGGAGGATGGGGATTTGCCAAGCGGTGTCCTGGAACTTACACTTACACATCCAGGCCCCCGAAACCTCCTCGTTGGCCCCTGCTCACCTGAGTCACTGGCCAAAGGATGAACGTGGGGACGCCGAAGGATGCTCGGGAAGAGCAGGGCACGCAGCAAAGCTTCAGCCCATCCCGAGCAGGCACAAAGCTCAGCATCCCATGgctaaaaaccaaacccacagcACTAGCAACCTCTCTAGgctggtttgtcttttttttttttttttcctcccagagaCGAGCAGCAGCTTATTGTCAAACAAGGGCTGGGAGGTGGCTTTGGTTCTGCAGGTGGGACTTGCCCACGGCTGGTTTGGTGCTGCCGGGACGCAACCCAAGAGCCGAATTACAAACAGAAGCTCTGGTGTCCCCCAGGCTTCCACCCCACCGGCCATCGAGACGCGCACGGTCGCTCCCATAAGCGGGATCGGGGCCttagtgaaaaaaaagtatgaataaATTACGGGAGGATGAAGACTGTTCAGCTATCACACACCATTAAAAATgtacctttaaaacaaaaaaaaagttcgcaaaaaaatactcttccttaaaatctatatttttttttaagagtctccttgtaaaaaaaaaaaaaaaagttgatagtttcctcctctcccccaccgAGTGACCGGGTATTTTGGGGTGCCCCTCCTTGGTGTCCTACAGCTTCCCAAAGCGGTGTCCCCATTCCTTCCCCCATCCCAGCAAGTCTCCAGGGGCTCCCAAGGACCTTGACACCCACAAGAGAATCCAGGCCACTGTTTGGGGGCTAAATGCTGTATAATTAAAGCCAATCtggctataaaaataaatgcttttctgtcttccttaCACAGGATGGAAGAATTTAGCCCTTTTTAAACAGCTCAGCATCTAGCTGTtatagtatttaaaaaacaacccaaatgcctacatagaaaaataaaggataaaCATTATCCatctattttatatttatataaaaagtaAGTTCTGTGACAAGATATTCTGCATCTTcgctgtaaaaaaaaatcccagcctaGGCTGTATAACCTAAGCCTTCTGTTGAGGAGTAAGCTGCATCTTCAAACttattcagagaaaaatatcagtTAGCAATTCCGCTTCTCCAAAATAAAGTTATTAAATAGATATATTATTATAAGTCTTTATAAACTATGTCACTGTTTAAGCGAGGAGGGGAACGGGTGACTGAGGACCACTTTAACCTTCCCTGGGGAGGGAAAAGCGGCCGTCAGCTGCGAACCCCCCGGCAACCTGGTGTGTCCCCCGGCAGAGCCccggaggggacacgggggctcCAATCCACTCCCACCACGTCCCTTCACAAGGATGCTCTTTTTTCCAGCTTGTGCTTTGTGAGAAAGTACTTGAAGAACTCATACACGGACCAGGCGATGGCCGTTGAAGGCATCTGGTAGATGACACGTGCCTGCACCCCCCTGAAATACCCCGAGACGCCCCCCAGCTGATAGACAGTCTTGAAGGCGTTGAGCATGCCCGAGAGGTGCCCGCTGATGTTCACCGAGCTCAGCGCCGTGTTCTCCTGGGTGTTGAGCAGGGTCTTGCAGACGTCCAGGGgggtggtggcggcggcggccacgGCCCCCGCGACGGCACCGGAGACGATGTGGGACCGAGGGTTGTAGTCCCGGCGGGGGTTGATCTGCTCCTGCATGAATTCGTAGGTGATGAAGTGAATGGCCTGGAAGGGGACGTTCATGGTGAGCTGGGTGGTGTAGCTGCGGTAGAAGGCACCGAATCCCTCCGTCCTCTGCACTGTCCTGATGCAGGACAGGACGGACTTGTAGGGCGAGTTGAACATCTGCATCCGCTGCTTCACCACTGGCCGCGGGACGGACGGCGGCGGGCGGGACAGACACAGGGACACAATGACTCATGAGCCACGGCACAACTTTCCTGGTCATTGCAACACCCAGCACCAAGTCCCAACCGTCCGAGCCCAACCTCCCCTTCCAACCCCCATCTGCTACGACATAAATCGGGCGTCTCCGCAGCCATGAGCTCCTTATCGACAGGATTTTACCGTTTTACATCCTCTGCTTCCCTCAGCCTGCCCAgtgccccaaaacccccaacgCAACAAGTGAGAGAAGCAGGTGAGAGCTCAGCCCTGGTCCAACCACCCTCCGCTTCCACAGGCTAATGTGTTCCTCTCCTCAAGCCTAATTAGGAACCTTTAATTCTAGAAAGGCATTAAGACAGCCTGATAAGGACCTTCGGATGCATCTGTGAGGAGGCAGAGCTGTTGTGTGGAAAAATTCGTATACCATGAGGACAGGGGGAGAAAGGTGATTAAATAACTGTACGGCACCCGGCAAGTGAGACGACCCCTCCTGCGGTTCCAATGACATGGAACAACTCCCACTGACTTAAGCAAAAGGTCTATTAACTTAATTTATTTAGTCAGCGCAGGGCATTACCTTCAGCAGGATTCATCACTGCGTCGTGGAGTAGCGTGGCCACGCTCCCAGCTATACCtgcaagaaacaaaagcatccttcaaaaaaaataatattcagaaGCCACAGGCTTGCTTGGGCATCAATATCCAGAGAGGCAGCAGCCGATGGTGCTGGAACCCACGTGTCCCCAGCATCCCGGTACCGCCAGCTCCGCGACAAACCCGCGGGAGCATCCAGCAACAACGgcagacaaagaaaaacatccGGAGCAGCTCCACAGAAACCAGGATCCGCTCCGCAGGATCCCAGGCAGCACCTTTGCTACTCCCTACAACAACCCACGAGGCTTTGCCTGCACAAGACGCCACCGGCTTCACTGAACCTGCGCTGGACCGAGAGGTGAGCGAGGTTTAGAACTGGCTCAGCGCATCCGTAATTAGGCATTTTCATCCATGTGAACGCTAATTGCACGGATTCTGCAAACACCCAGCCAGCCGTTAATGATTCCGCAGTTGGCTCTAGGATGGGCGCCTCCAGCCACACCTTGTCCTTTGATGTAGGTTTCCATGTCAAATTCTCTCTTGCCCAAATGACTTTCGGTCATTTCTCATTAACACAGCGCTTCAGTTTTCCTGCTGGGACTGAAAGCCTGTAGCTACTTGAAAGGCAAACGCACCTTACTAGCAAAAAGCAGCAAGCCAAAAGGATATTATATACCCTCAAACGAGCTGGTGGAGCTAAATCAAGTGACTGTCACGGCAGATTCCATCACGTCAAAGACGAGGCAGAAGCATCTTCTGCACAAACCCTTTCGTAACGCCCCTGGCTCAGTTCGAGGGttgaggcctgtatctagtggagtgcctcaagggtcagttctgggaccaatactgttcaatatattcatcaatgacttggatgagggaattgagtgtactatcagcaagtttgctgatgacaccaagctgggaggggtgg contains the following coding sequences:
- the SLC25A37 gene encoding mitoferrin-1, with protein sequence MELSCGVEGSAAAPPGPGPPHPAAAPAPPMEGTEEYESLPSGASLGTHMMAGAVAGIMEHTVMYPVDSVKTRMQSLQPDPKAQYRSVYEALKKIVLTEGFWRPLRGINVTMLGAGPAHAMYFACYEKMKKSLSDSIQHGGNSHLANGIAGSVATLLHDAVMNPAEVVKQRMQMFNSPYKSVLSCIRTVQRTEGFGAFYRSYTTQLTMNVPFQAIHFITYEFMQEQINPRRDYNPRSHIVSGAVAGAVAAAATTPLDVCKTLLNTQENTALSSVNISGHLSGMLNAFKTVYQLGGVSGYFRGVQARVIYQMPSTAIAWSVYEFFKYFLTKHKLEKRASL